From the Hevea brasiliensis isolate MT/VB/25A 57/8 chromosome 15, ASM3005281v1, whole genome shotgun sequence genome, one window contains:
- the LOC110656533 gene encoding cystinosin homolog isoform X1, translated as MAAWNSFPLKITYELLGWIAFVSWSISFYPQAILNFRRKSVVGLNFDFVILNLTKHSSYLVYNASLYFSSAIQKQYFNKYGQKQMIPVAANDVAFSIHAVLLTAITLFQIAIYQRGHQKVSKIAIAIVFIVWVAAAVCFFVALHRHSWLWLISVFNSIQVCMTVIKYIPQAAMNFMRKSTDGFSIGNILLDFLGGVTNYAQMTAQSIDQHSWVNFYGNIGKTMLSLVSILFDLLFMFQHYILYSAKKQHRHSSPEINGESAQPPNCSSQSENV; from the exons ATGGCTGCCTGGAACTCATTTCCTCTGAAGATCACATACGAGCTCTTGGGATGGATAGCCTTCGTTTCTTGGTCCATTAGTTTCTACCCACAAGCCATCTTGAATTTCCGACGAAAAAG TGTGGTGGGTTTGAACTTCGATTTCGTGATCCTGAATTTGACGAAGCACTCCTCATACTTGGTCTACAACGCTTCTCTTTACTTCAGCTCTGCTATCCAAAAGCAATACTTTAACAAGTATGGCCAGAAACAG ATGATACCTGTAGCTGCAAATGATGTTGCATTTTCAATTCATGCTGTTCTGTTGACAGCAATTACATTGTTCCAAATTGCAATCTACCAA CGCGGGCATCAAAAGGTATCCAAGATTGCCATAGCAATTGTCTTTATTGTGTGGGTAGCTGCTGCAGTTTGTTTCTTTGTAGCATTGCATCGCCATTCTTGGCTGTGGCTTATCTCTGTCTTCAA CTCAATTCAAGTTTGCATGACAGTGATAAAGTACATTCCCCAG GCAGCCATGAACTTCATGAGAAAGAGCACTGATGGGTTCAGCATTGGGAACATTTTACTTGATTTTCTTGGAGGGGTAACAAATTATGCCCAAATGACTGCACAATCTATAGACCAAC ATTCCTGGGTGAACTTCTATGGCAACATAGGGAAGACAATGCTCTCTCTG GTGTCCATATTGTTTGACCTTCTTTTCATGTTTCAACATTATATCCTGTATTCAGCCAAGAAGCAGCATAGGCATAGCTCCCCTGAAATCAATGGAGAAAGTGCACAGCCACCAAATTGCTCTTCACAGTCTGAAAATGTGTAG
- the LOC110656601 gene encoding uncharacterized protein LOC110656601, protein MATSLINKTLNSIKTPNFLTPLSSSLNRHFTSVATAQQHSQSDHPSSSFTFTDNTNASGDSILVKAPNSNGKRDSASSSSVTMPMAFMTGSIVGKRFYKQVTTREADDGNGWTVMLDYRTLKTPSKRPLKLPTLALAKAIAAEWEYQQTDGIRPFTMPLMKIACTALERVPLTRPKIIEHLMKKFNQDLVFCRAPEDNALTSGVYELQVEKIDPLLDWVKSEFGFKPVVYSSFFGGQQEEGLVKALEDLLKKTDNCELASIDAIASAAHSLVIAIGIFRGKLNIEEAIELIRLEEDLQVDKWGLVEGGHDVDIADLRVQISSATVFLGLSRI, encoded by the exons ATGGCTACGTCACTAATCAACAAAACCCTCAATTCAATCAAAACCCCTAATTTCCTCACTCCACTCTCATCATCCCTCAACCGCCACTTTACCTCCGTCGCCACCGCCCAACAACACTCGCAGTCCGACCATCCATCTTCCTCCTTCACCTTCACCGACAACACTAACGCCTCCGGTGATAGCATATTAGTCAAGGCACCCAATTCGAATGGGAAACGTGATTCGGCGTCGTCGTCTTCAGTAACAATGCCAATGGCGTTTATGACTGGATCGATTGTGGGCAAGAGGTTTTACAAGCAAGTGACTACGAGAGAGGCGGATGATGGGAATGGATGGACGGTGATGCTTGATTATAGGACGCTTAAGACTCCTTCTAAAAGGCCACTGAAATTGCCCACTTTAGCCCTCGCTAAGGCCATTGCTGCTGAATGGGAGTATCAG CAAACAGATGGGATCAGGCCTTTTACAATGCCTCTCATGAAAATTGCGTGTACTGCACTGGAGAGAGTTCCACTCACGCGACCAAAAATTATAGAACACTTGATGAAGAAATTTAATCAAGATTTAGTTTTCTGTCGTGCCCCAGAGGATAATGCTCTCACCAGTGGTGTCTATG AGCTACAAGTGGAGAAAATTGATCCCTTGCTTGATTGGgtgaaatccgaatttggctttaagCCTGTTGTGTACTCGAGTTTTTTTGGTGGCCAGCAGGAGGAGGGTCTGGTGAAGGCATTAGAAGATCTTTTGAAGAAAACGGACAACTGTGAATTGGCATCAATTGATGCAATTGCATCAGCAGCCCATTCCTTGGTAATTGCTATTGGAATCTTTCGTGGAAAATTGAATATTGAGGAAGCCATTGAGTTGATCAGACTTGAAGAAGATTTGCAG GTTGACAAGTGGGGCTTAGTTGAAGGTGGTCATGATGTAGATATCGCTGATCTGAGGGTACAGATATCATCTGCAACTGTGTTCCTTGGTCTTTCGAGGATTTGA
- the LOC110656531 gene encoding protein NOI4-like: MSTQDKGRPLPKFGEWDVNNPASAEGFTVIFSKARDEKKSNATGGAGAASQRNNNLHKPEENYQDPTAKKWFCCF, from the exons ATGTCGACT CAGGATAAGGGTCGGCCTTTGCCGAAATTTGGAGAATGGGATGTGAATAATCCTGCATCTGCTGAAGGATTTACTGTAATATTTAGCAAAGCCAGAGATGAGAAAAAATCCAATGCAACAGGAGGGGCAGGAGCTGCCTCACAGAGAAACAATAATCTGCATAAACCTGAAGAAAATTATCAGGACCCAACTGCA AAGAAATGGTTTTGCTGTTTCTGA
- the LOC110656600 gene encoding succinate dehydrogenase [ubiquinone] iron-sulfur subunit 2, mitochondrial: MATGLLRRAVLMGRVSSTTPFSRFVSSRFHASEAEAQKVEPKASSGSNLKTFQIYRWNPDNPSKPHLQDYQIDLQECGPMVLDALIKIKNEIDPTLTFRRSCREGICGSCAMNIDGCNGLACLTKIPSGTSSTITPLPHMFVIKDLVVDMTNFYNQYKSIEPWLKRKNPPPVPEKEILQSKQDRAKLDGMYECILCACCSTSCPSYWWNPESYLGPAALLHANRWISDSRDEYTNERLEAINDEFKLYRCHTILNCARACPKGLNPGKQIMHIKQLQLSGGA, encoded by the exons ATGGCTACTGGGTTGCTGAGGAGAGCGGTTTTAATGGGTAGGGTATCCTCAACGACGCCGTTCTCTAGATTCGTCTCATCTCGTTTTCACGCGTCGGAAGCGGAAGCCCAGAAGGTGGAGCCCAAGGCCAGCTCTGGTTCGAACCTTAAGACCTTCCAAATCTACCGGTGGAACCCCGACAACCCATCAAAACCTCACCTTCAGGACTACCAGATCGACCTTCAAGAATGTGGACCAATGGTCTTGGATGCTCTCATCAAGATCAAGAACGAGATAGACCCTACCCTCACTTTCCGCCGATCTTGCCGTGAAGGAATCTGTGGTTCCTGTGCTATGAACATCGACGGCTGTAATGGGCTTGCGTGCTTAACCAAGATCCCATCTGGGACCTCGTCGACTATTACTCCTTTGCCTCACATGTTCGTGATTAAGGATTTGGTTGTTGACATGACTAATTTCTATAATCAATACAAGAGTATCGAGCCGTGGCTTAAGAGAAAGAACCCGCCTCCGGTGCCGGAGAAGGAGATACTGCAGAGTAAGCAAGATAGGGCTAAGCTTGATGGGATGTATGAGTGTATATTGTGTGCCTGCTGCAGCACATCCTGCCCCAGCTATTGGTGGAACCCTGAATCTTACTTGGGCCCAGCTGCTTTGCTTCACGCTAACAG GTGGATCAGTGATAGCCGAGATGAATATACCAATGAACGGCTGGAGGCAATAAATGATGAGTTTAAGCTCTACCGCTGCCATACCATATTGAATTGTGCCCGAGCCTGCCCTAAAGGCTTGAATCCTGGAAAACAGATCATGCACATCAAGCAGCTCCAGCTATCTGGTGGTGCATAA
- the LOC110656533 gene encoding cystinosin homolog isoform X2 — MAAWNSFPLKITYELLGWIAFVSWSISFYPQAILNFRRKSVVGLNFDFVILNLTKHSSYLVYNASLYFSSAIQKQYFNKYGQKQRGHQKVSKIAIAIVFIVWVAAAVCFFVALHRHSWLWLISVFNSIQVCMTVIKYIPQAAMNFMRKSTDGFSIGNILLDFLGGVTNYAQMTAQSIDQHSWVNFYGNIGKTMLSLVSILFDLLFMFQHYILYSAKKQHRHSSPEINGESAQPPNCSSQSENV, encoded by the exons ATGGCTGCCTGGAACTCATTTCCTCTGAAGATCACATACGAGCTCTTGGGATGGATAGCCTTCGTTTCTTGGTCCATTAGTTTCTACCCACAAGCCATCTTGAATTTCCGACGAAAAAG TGTGGTGGGTTTGAACTTCGATTTCGTGATCCTGAATTTGACGAAGCACTCCTCATACTTGGTCTACAACGCTTCTCTTTACTTCAGCTCTGCTATCCAAAAGCAATACTTTAACAAGTATGGCCAGAAACAG CGCGGGCATCAAAAGGTATCCAAGATTGCCATAGCAATTGTCTTTATTGTGTGGGTAGCTGCTGCAGTTTGTTTCTTTGTAGCATTGCATCGCCATTCTTGGCTGTGGCTTATCTCTGTCTTCAA CTCAATTCAAGTTTGCATGACAGTGATAAAGTACATTCCCCAG GCAGCCATGAACTTCATGAGAAAGAGCACTGATGGGTTCAGCATTGGGAACATTTTACTTGATTTTCTTGGAGGGGTAACAAATTATGCCCAAATGACTGCACAATCTATAGACCAAC ATTCCTGGGTGAACTTCTATGGCAACATAGGGAAGACAATGCTCTCTCTG GTGTCCATATTGTTTGACCTTCTTTTCATGTTTCAACATTATATCCTGTATTCAGCCAAGAAGCAGCATAGGCATAGCTCCCCTGAAATCAATGGAGAAAGTGCACAGCCACCAAATTGCTCTTCACAGTCTGAAAATGTGTAG